The sequence GACGCTGAAGCAAGGACACTGTTCCAAGGTCATGAGGGCGCCGCCGGCAAACAGCAAGGTCAGGTACAAGGTCTCGGCCACGATGCACAGCCACAGGACGCctgccacgcacacacacatgacacaGCGGCTCGTCATCAACACGCGTGGTGGATGAGACCACCTTCTAGGACGGGGGTGTCCGAGTGTGCCCTGTCGTACATTCTAGCATATCATTGAAAAACAGCACGTCACTTTACAGGAAGTCAAAGTATTACAAGACAAAGGTGGGAGGAAACGTGGCCATATTAGGAGAACTATCCAGCAGGAAGTTGAAAGATTAAAGATCATCAACTGCTCCGTTTCTTTCTCGACTTCGCCGTAAGAAACAAACACGGAGTCATCAACCAACAGGTTGTGGACCAAAGCCCCAACGTCCCGACAAGAAGAAACTATTGGGTGAAACTGAAGCTACACGGCTGGTCACGTGCGGAACGTCCATCAAAGGTCCATCCTGCCGGAGGTAGGACCCCCGATGGGGCCAAAACAAGGTACTGACCTCGTTCGTGTTCAGGAGCGATCTCGGAGAAGTCTCGGCAGTCGAAGCCTGTCATCACACAAACAGAACATTCCATCATGACACCACCACAGACGCCGTCCAGCCCACAGAGAACGTTACTCAGACGGCGTTCAGGCCGCCGCGTCCCCCACCCAAGATCCTGCTCATGTCAGCGGACCTTCTTACCGTTCATGTCTGCGGCCTGCTCGCAGGAGAAGAAGATCCCGGTGTGGAACTTCCTGAGCAGGAACTTCTCCTCCCCGGTCTCGAAGATGTACTGCACCAGGCGGCTGTCGTTGATGTTGGAGCTGTTGAAGCGGATGCAGAAGAACTGCTTGACCTTGACGGGCGGCCCCGTGCAGAAGGGCTTGGCCACCTTCCTGGTGCCCTCGCACCAGTAGCTGGTGCTCACGGCCGACAGGGCGAAGGCGAACGCCACGAAGTTGAGGGTGAGCGCCAGCGAAGCCCGCCGTCCGCGCTCCAGCCTCATGGTCCAGGCCGGAACCGAGAAGGCGACTAATCCCGGCTTTTGACGCGCAGCCACCGTCTTTCGCCTGCCGGCAGATGCGTCAAATCTTCATAATCTGGTTGGCGTGGAGGCTCCTTGGCCGCCAGGAAACCCGCTTCCTGTAGGGAGTCGTCCCCGTTGGCGCCGCTCAAAGTCCGCTCCTTCTGCTCCTCGCCGTCGCTCCTCCCCTTCCCGACCTGTGCCGCCATATCGCCCGCCACAAATGGCAAATGATATGGCAGACTTGCGTCCGCCGCGCTCGTAAAGAACAGATTAGGGATTATAATCCACAACAAGGTTCTTACTCTCCGCCTGCCCGCTGCAGCCACCGGATCATCTGGCGTCACGCTGCCAACGTCCACGGGCTCCTCGCTGGCGTCCCGCTGACGTCTCCGTGGAAGACATGGCGGCCATTGCTAGAGCTGCTAGGGCTTCTTCAAAGGCCCCCTTGACCTTTGAACCTGAACCTGAAGTGACACTGGCGTCCTTTTATTCCCAAAGTAAGATTACTTCATGTACGCTTACATCAGAGTATTAGCCGCCCCCTGCGCCCCCGCCCCCCGGGGGGGCTGAGCATTGTGTTctgtgacaaaaagaaaaagagctCCTGAACGTAATGTGATTATGCCAAAGTACACGAGGACATTTTTAAAGATTAAATTAATCTGGTTTGGTGAAAGTCGGCATGCAGGATGAACACGAAGGATTACGCCGCCGAGGCCAAAAACAATCTCCAAAGACGCGTTCCCGTCCGTGACCCTGCTGGGGTCAAGGTAGGCGGACACGGAGGTGAGGGCCCAAAACAACACTTGCCTGAATTAACGCATTTGctgctgctaatgctaatgctaatgctaatctgAGCTCTTCATGCTGAAGATGCTCACCTTCTTTGCTGTCTAACACCAACATGCTAAGACGTAGCAGCGCTATTAAGGTTGTCCGTcatcctggtcctggtcctggtcctccACAGAGGCTGAATGGAGGTAATGGGATGTCCCGTTTGATGTGATGCCCGCGGTGTCGTACCCCCCCAGGGGGACTCCTGTTTGACCAGGAAAAAGTCCACCTGGATGCTAACAGCTTTGCAATGAGCCCAGGAGTCTCGAGGCCGGTTTACAATTAAATTCGATCCCAGCCATGGCGACGCTGGAGCGAGCCACGAGCTGCCAGTGAAGGTTTGAGGCTGGCTAGCTCCAAGCTGTGTGTGCTAGCAGAAATATAGAACAcagtggaacatattccattccgaacagTGTCCACTGCCTACGTTCAATCTCTGCTCGATTTGTTGTTTCATCTCTGAACAACCACGGCACAGTGGAAAGTGGTTGGCATGTCGGCCTCGCAGGGTTCAGATTCCACATTCCACAAGGTGCTCCGTTCTTCGCCCATGTCCCAAACGAGGACCAGCGccgaagaagatggatggatggttcttCCGGTCATCATGGGAACCTGACCATCAGCATTCTGAGGAGACCAAAGGGACTTCTGGAAGTATGGAGTCCAGTGTGCCTCAGCAGGACAAAGTCCAGCTGTGAAGATCTCCATTGGCTCTCCAGTGTCGTGGCGCTGCAAGGAGCTTCCAAAGCCTGCTGTGTTTAATCCCCTTCTTAGGTGTCATAGCGCGGTGACGTGGTCATCTTCTAAATCTGCCACAGAGCCATCTGGATGATCATAATCTCCTCTGCTGCCACAGCGACCACAGCCAAGAAGGAGAAGCAGCAGCTATGGGGAACACAAAGAGCAGCACGTTGTCCAAGGAGCTCCTGGAGGAGCTGAAGTCCAACACCAAGTACTCGGAGGCCGAGCTGTGCAGCTGGTACCAGTCCTTCCTGAAGGAGTGTCCCGGTGGAAAGATCAGCAAGGAGCAGTTTGAAGGCATCTACGCCAGCTTCTTCCCCGACGCCGACCCCACCGCCTACGCCAGACACGTCTTCAGGAGCTTCGACACCAACGCCGACGGCACGCTGGACTTTCAGGAGTACATTGTGGCGCTGCACCTGACCTCGGGCGGCAAGACCCTGCAGAAGCTGGAGTGGGCCTTCGCTCTTTACGACGTGGACGGCAACGGAACCATCAGCAAGAACGAGATCCTGGAGATCGTCAGGGTAGGAGCCTCTCCTTCACCTTGCTCGCCTTCTTCTCAGATGGGTAGCCACTAAGACAAAGGCGCACGTTAACGTTAAAGGTCATGTGACTTGCATGCAGTCCATCTTCAACATGATACCAGCCGATGACCAGGAGAACCTTCCAGAAGATGAAAACACGCCGGAGAAGAGAGCCGAGAAGATCTGGAGCTTCTTCGGCAAGGAGGAGAACGGTAATTGAAGCAGCTTTGTTTCCTTCCTGAAGGTCCACGGGTGGGCTTCTCAGGGCATCGCAAGTGGACTTCAGGTTAGAAGGTTCTCTCAgctgagcaggcttcatcacttcatgctcGGAGACGAGCTAGGACACACACTAGGTAGGACACCAAGTATGTCTCCTCTAAAGGAGAGAAGAACAAACCAGGACCAACCCCTTCCTCGCCATGGAGcatgaagcctgctcagatAAGTGCCCAAACGTCTTCTGAGACAACCTGAAGGTCCagatgtgatgcgttcaatgccCGTAGAAGAACATGAACAGGATGAATGCCAACATTTCTCTTTGGCAGATAAAATATCGGAGAGCGAGTTCATCCAGGGCGTGATGGACAACCATGACATCCTGCGTCTGATCCAATACGACGAGCCGCAGAAAATTAAAGACAAGCTGAAGGAGAAGAAACAGTAGGCTGCTGATGTCGCCATAGCAACCACACAGGAAGCTTTGCCCTGGTCGCCAGGACGACAGCAGCGGGACTAAGAACTCTTTCCACGACGCTCACTTTGTTGTACGCTCATGCTAAGGAAGTTAGCATTGTCATGCTAAGGAAGTTAGCATTGTCTTCCTCAGCGTGTTGCCCCCTGTAGGCGGGGCGTCCTTTATAGTAAACCGGCATGCTATTACAGCTGtgctaactgtgtgtgtgtgtgtttgtgtgtgtgtgtgtgtgtgtgtgtgtgtgtgtgcgtatgtgtgcgTGATTAAGGAGAGAGCATCAAGGCTGCGTCTCCACAGCTCCTTAAAGGAGTACGGCTCAGGTTAACAACCTTAATCCTATCACCCCATGAAGGTCGCAGCAACACTCTTGTTCAAAGCGCTAACAGGATGGAGGcagcgggggtgtccaaagtgcggccagaGGGCCTGCAGGCAGTTGGTTTGATGAATGACATGGCCCCCATGTTGTTTAGGGACTGCGTGCGGCCCTCAGAGGGAGCGGTTTGGACACCCTGGTCTCCAGAGGGActacaatcatcatcatcatcatcatcatcatcatcatcaggcaATAAAAGATTGATTTCCCCAACGTGACGTGTGTCATTTACAAAGTGTAACCCACATAGAAGTTATGCATCcttggaaaataatgaaaatatattttataataaaattattaaacatttatataatataaaaatattccccGGTCTTTTATAACGTCTGTGAATGCAACCCAGTCACATGACGGAAGACGGAACGTCTCAGCCAATCAGGTTCGCCAGGGCCGCAATCAAATACACCGGTGCgctctccctcacacacaccgGTGAGGAGACAGGCTACAGGACGCTGCTAACACGGTTAGTCTCGAACAAACTACTTCAACTTATATATATTGTTGATCGTTCTCTAAAACTTTGTGCATTATAAAACTTGTAGAAGCCGCGTACCGTCGCTGCAGACATCCGGGTTCTAGCGGGGACTGAATTACGAGGGGAATTGGTGAGTCTGAATGCTATTGTTGTGTGTGGTTAGCTTatgtagcgttagcatagcaatgCGATCGGCAACCAACTTCGCTGCTGTAATGCGATTCATTGTTATGCTAACCCCCAAAACGATAATCAAACTTTTTAACTTGATTTGGCCAAATAGAATTAACTGTTTAAATAGTGAGCTACTGCTTTTGATTACTGTGTATTCTGAATGTTATGCaccttaaattacattttaaaacaatcCTCTTTAAAGCTAAACCGGGGTtgatatttgaaaatgtatttccataTTCTGATGTATAATGGATTTTGCATACTGATTAATGGATTTGTGTACACTGAGCTAGCTAATGATAATTATGATTGATTTACTGATAGTGGCCCTGTCTGTGATATACAGGCCAGGTGTGGGCGGTTGGGGACAACCCCCATGCTACGAGGCGAGCTAGACCCAAAGGGAACCGAACCACTTCAACATCCTCCTGCGGTCTGGTAGGGGTGTTGGCAGCCAGTTCTCTCCCACCTATGCACTGGTCACTTTATCTGTTCACATATGAACTCTGTTGCGCGCGGTCCTGGACAATTTCCACATATACCATGGACTCTGGGTCTCTATGAGATGGACATTCGCTCCACACATTGTTGTGGCCACTGACCCTTTATTGTGAATACTGTGATTTTGTGCTTGGTGTGATCTTAAGGgcatttacaccctggactgtgctGAACCACTGTTCAATTGtgatttctttatttgtaaGAAACAAATGAACTCGATTGAAGTGCACTTCATCAAACAGCTATAGGAATTCCCAAACCCTCTATACCATTTTACTGCCGttggtaaatattgtaaataatttgtcacTGTTTGCACTTAAACCAAATAATAACGCACCAAGCcacttaaaagtacattttgtgtcTTCTGTGGTATTACTGTACCTCAACCTCCCTAGAGCCGAGCATAGATCTTCTGAGCTAGTCCATACTTCTATTTAATTCATCTTTACCTTTTCTTGCATTTCTCATATATGCTACAAAAGCAGCGTGTTTGTTTTGAATGGAACTCATAGCGAGGTTGGCTTGGCCTCACCTGCCCGCCCCCCCCCAGCGTGGACCAGGACTAAGCCAGCAACGGCGGACCCACGAAACGGTCAGAATGTCCCGCTTTGCGCTTACGTAACCACACGAAAAGGCCATGCTGACTTTTCCAAGAGGAGCTTTATTACGGACGCGGCATTCCAGGGGTGGATGAAAGCTTGTCATGGCAAAGGGTCACCACGGGGGGGGCAGCAGAGAGCGCGGTCAACGGAACATGTCACATTGAGAACACAACACGGATTGAACAACCAGCTCTCCTAGAACATCCCGACAAAAGAAGACGAACGCCACGAACGGTGGAGACACACGTACATGCAGTCACAGACAACACCAGCAGGGGGGGCCACCGTGCCGTCACGGCTGACAGGATGCAAAAGAAGACAAAAGGTTGGAGAACAGATCAAGAACACTTTAGGCACTCAAAGGTGTTCCGGTGTTTTCCCTGCACACTGATCCCGTTCCAAGCCTTGTGGTTGAGGTTACTGCAGTTGAGGGACGCGTCCACAACGAAGCATGCGGTTCAGCCCAGAAGAAAATGTTCTCACGGTTCCTCTTCATATCCAAAAGAGACAAGATTTGTTCATACAAAGGAGAAACACTGGCGACGTCACAACAGCACAACATGTCTGATGGCATTCAAGCGGATGTACATGGAACATGctggtccaggtccaggtcccAAGACCACTTCCTCCCCTCATGCGCTGTCTGTGGATCAGTGTTAGCCGCCATGCTCACGTGCACTCAGATGTCCAAGTCCACGGGCCGCACGTCGCCCGTCTTGTTCTCCTTGACCCAAAGCTCTCGGTCCTTGGCCGGGTCCACCGTCTGCAGCAGCCGGTCCACCGGCTCCACCGTCTGGAGGACACACGAGCCGGACGTCACCGAGTCGTTCACAACCGGACGCTTTTCTATGAATCGGGACTCACGGGTACCGGTCTGTCAAGTCCCTCGCTTACTCACCCTGCTCGGACTAACTTTACACGTCCTTCGTGACCACCGACGCCGCAAACGGACCAATGCCCGTGGAAAGGCCGCACGAGTATTCAACGTGTCAATCAAAGCTTCAATCCATCAATCAAATCAGACACCCTCGTTTCGCTTTTGTAGACAAACCAACACGACCACCTTTCACGCCATCTTTCTCTCCTCACACGCTACAACCACTCCTTCTCAAGGAAAGGACCCCCCCGCCCAAGTAGGACCCCCACCTCGCTACACGCCCAAGAACAGGACCCCCGCCCAAGTAGAGGACCCCCGCCCGGCTACACGCCCAAGAACAGGACCCCCGCCCAAGTAGAGGACCCCCGCCCGGCTACACGCCCAAACGGCTCGCTATGAGATGTAATAGGGTGACGTGCGAAGGAGGAAGTGAAGGTTGGTGGAACTCACGCCCTGGTTGAACATGTCCGTCTCGTGTCTGAGGGTGGTGTACTGGCGTAGATGTTGCTGGATCCACTCGATGCGTTCCACCTCCAGTTTCTCCAGTTCCTGAGGCCACCAAACAGCAACATTGAGGCTTGTGATGGatatggtgatggtgatgatgatgctaTGAAGGTGATGTCTGAGTGTCTACCATGCTGGTGGTGACCATCTCCTCAAACCACTTGGACTGCGTCTGGTTGTAAAGGTCAATACAACGCATCAGGTCATCTcctgaaggacacacacacacacgttactACACTTGTGGTGTTTCTCCTGCTGTGGCTGTGACCCCTGACCCTCgatgtgacctctgacctgcctGTGTGGATTTCCTGCGAGCCTTCTTGATGTCTTCTTCTGTCTTGTTGCTCAGTTTGATCTCCAGCTGCTGGGTCTTCACTTCCAGATCTTTCTGTCGGTCAGCCAGAGCTCTGCGAGCCTtgacgcacgcacgcacacacaggcacgcacgcacacacagacacacacacacacacacacgtgcacacgtaaATGACATCCACACGTCTTCTAATCTGCTAATAGTTGCCATTGCAGCATGTGTCCTGATGGGGGCAGCATAGCATAGAAGACTGTCAGTCAGTAGACTAGTCAGTGTCGGGGCGAGCAAGGCGGACATATTTATAGTTCTAGTTCTATTTGTTGACATcggaaaagtatttgtattcCATTCAATTgtaaacagccccccccccgtaagAAAAAAGTGTACATATGCAAGTAACAAGACCAATTGAGATGCCACCATGTTGGAAGTGTACCTTGTCCACGCCAGCGTAGCGGCTAGCTAGCTGCTTCCTGAGGTCGGCGATGTGATGGTCGTACTTCTTCAGGTCCTTCTTGAAGTTGTCGCCCCGGAAAGTCAGCAAAGGTTTTTCCACCTCAGAGTGAAGCTGCCAAGACATGGAAATGTTCATGTCTTGGAGACGTGGTCACCACGGGGCCACATGACGGCCACCACGGGGCCACATGACGGCCACCACGGGGCCACATGACGGCCACCACGGGGCCACATGACGGCCACCACGGGGCCACATGACGGCCACCACGGGGCCACATGACGGGCGAGTCAGTCACCTTGTTGGAGAACTTGAGGTGAACTTCTGCTTCGTCATGGAGACTCTTCTTGAGCTGAGTCCAAGCTTCTCCCAAAGTCCTGCCAAAGAGTAGAAGCACTTTATGAGGTAGACCGTGCCATGACGGCCAGCGGGTCCTCCTCACCCTTCTTCCTGCGCCGCCAGCGTGCTGAGGGACAGTTTGGACAGGTTCTTGGCGTACTCCTCCTCGATTTTTATCCTGGAACACACTGGATTAGCTGACGTGTGATGATGTTTGCAATAACGGCCAATGGGAAGCAAGGAGGGATGCCACTGGCCAATAAATGtcttcatgatgatgatgatgatctgcCAGCACACGGCCAGTGGTAGAGGATCCAGATGGAACATCTCCACCTCAGCAGGACATCTTACCTCTCGTGGACGAACTCGGCCATCTCCTTCTGCATCTGTTTGCCCTTCAGCTGTTTCTGCAGGAGAACCTCAAAGCCTGCCACGGACGTTGCCCCCTGAGGGTCCTTCTTGTCCGtctggaaaacaggaagtgttagcGTACACAACCTTGTGTCCGTCATTGGACAGGCGGGAGGAGGGGTTAGGAGGCTGCCCCCTGATGCAGAAGCTGCAGAAGGATGCTGTAGATGTAGAGTATCTAGAAGGAGTGATGTATGCTAGCACGCGTTGATGGCGGCAGCTCGCTCACCCAGAAGTAATCGCAGTAGCTCCATTCGTTGGGCTTGAGCAGCTGCTGCTCGGGTCCTTCGCCAGGAAGCGGGAACGTGACACCGTTGATCTGCAGCCAAGGGaaagaacaggaagtcaaagcAGACGTGAGACGTGCGGGACGGGGAGCAAAGAGGCGTGAGAGCAGGAAAAAGGTCAAGTGGCGGCCAGCGTGAGGTGATGCTGGGGAGGccttcgggggggggggaccaggcCTTCTGGCGTTGCTTGTCCCTCATCCATGTTGACATGATGGTCCATGATATTTGTGAGCACAGATGTTGACCATTCCATCCCATAATGTCCCCGTGGACCACAAGCAGATGACTAACCCGCTTACATAACGGCACACAAACGTAGACCCGTTTGGCTCGAGGTTGGCCAAGTGGAGCGTTTAGTCTGCGCTAACGTGACGAGCGAGCATCCCTACGTTCATTTTCCGGCTGGCGGGTCAGAGCGATGGGCCGTGGTTGCCATGGCGCCCATGTGACTGAACCCTGAAGACGCTGGCCCGTGCGTGGCGTTCAGAGGTCGTCCGTCGTCATGGATTTGTGATGAAGGTGTGATCAGCTGAGGTGCAGCCTGATGGATGCcactgttgctaggcaacagcGGCCTGGCCCTCTCCACGCCACAAAACAATCTgttgcctcctcctcctccatcattccaaacataccccccccccccccccccccactactaCGCACCCCCGCCAAGCAACAAGTCAACAAGACGACTCTGGGAGATGCAGAGACTTCCTGATGGTCACACCGTGAAGGTGAAAGCAAGGTCACGACTCCATCTTCTACCTCAGGGTCAGCCATGTGTGCGTCTCCATGACAACAGTGCATGCGCACAagtgggggatgggggggaaGTGTAACGCGAGTTGCAACACGGTGCACAAAAACACCTGACGTcactgccgtgtgtgtgtgtgtgtgtgtgcgtgtgtgtgtgtgtgtgtgcgtgcatgtgtgtgtgcgtgtgtgcagatgctgttgtatttatttgctcAGGATCTGAAGCTCAGCTTTTGCTTCGTCGCCATGGAAACTCGACTTGCTGCATCTCTTCTCACAACGGCAGCCGACACACGACGGCTGCAGGTCACAAAACCTGCGTccatctaccccccccccccccctcccctgcccTCCACACAGCGAGCGTCAAAGTTGTCAAACGTCAGGAAGAAGCGAGCGAAGGCAGCACACCAGGCAGCACACCCCAGCACGAGGTGCTCAAAGATAACATGGTCACGGTGGAGGCAGAAGAACAACAACTCACCGTGGTCTTGGTCTCCTTCACCTCGTTGACGCGCCTCCTGGCGGGCGACACGGAGCCGGGCGGCTGGGGGGCGAGACAGGAGGGGTCGTCAAAACTCTCCTCGGTGTCAAAGCTGCCCTCCATGCTGCTCCTGCCTGCTTCTCCTCTGCCTCAGCCCACGCTGCCTCGCTCACTCACACCAGGCTGGGGGGCGAGCAGAGAcgaggtggggggaggggggttgttTGGCGGCGTGGAGGTAAAGGGGGGCGGGGTCTCAGTGGCAGCGTGACAAAGTGTTGCCTCAGGTTACGCCGCGGACTTGTCAGAAGGAAGAGATGAATGCCGGTTGTGGcgaagggggggggcaggtagGAGGAGGCGGGGTTCTACACATCCCTCCTGCAGACTCAAAGAGGTCCCAGCGCAGCGAGACAATCAGCGGAGAGCCGGGTCACGACGACACAAAAAGAGAGAGGAGGcaggatgaggaggagttgCAACGCCTCcccagagaggggggggggatggaaAA comes from Doryrhamphus excisus isolate RoL2022-K1 chromosome 15, RoL_Dexc_1.0, whole genome shotgun sequence and encodes:
- the LOC131102905 gene encoding germ cell-specific gene 1-like protein, translating into MRLERGRRASLALTLNFVAFAFALSAVSTSYWCEGTRKVAKPFCTGPPVKVKQFFCIRFNSSNINDSRLVQYIFETGEEKFLLRKFHTGIFFSCEQAADMNGFDCRDFSEIAPEHERGVLWLCIVAETLYLTLLFAGGALMTLEQCPCFSVMNKLKLSAFAALCTALSGLCGMVAHMMFTTIFQLAVAMGPEDWRPKTWDYSWSYVLAWGSFGTCMGSAVTTLNRYTKTIIEFKFKRRNIEKSLLIKQKLLELDLPDHMWYVTADAEAPPLELPVNGHKPSTGSAYMLEMDRVAEPQGEAYC
- the rcvrna gene encoding recoverin a, whose amino-acid sequence is MGNTKSSTLSKELLEELKSNTKYSEAELCSWYQSFLKECPGGKISKEQFEGIYASFFPDADPTAYARHVFRSFDTNADGTLDFQEYIVALHLTSGGKTLQKLEWAFALYDVDGNGTISKNEILEIVRSIFNMIPADDQENLPEDENTPEKRAEKIWSFFGKEENDKISESEFIQGVMDNHDILRLIQYDEPQKIKDKLKEKKQ
- the LOC131102894 gene encoding growth arrest-specific protein 7-like isoform X1; this encodes MEGSFDTEESFDDPSCLAPQPPGSVSPARRRVNEVKETKTTINGVTFPLPGEGPEQQLLKPNEWSYCDYFWTDKKDPQGATSVAGFEVLLQKQLKGKQMQKEMAEFVHERIKIEEEYAKNLSKLSLSTLAAQEEGTLGEAWTQLKKSLHDEAEVHLKFSNKLHSEVEKPLLTFRGDNFKKDLKKYDHHIADLRKQLASRYAGVDKARRALADRQKDLEVKTQQLEIKLSNKTEEDIKKARRKSTQAGDDLMRCIDLYNQTQSKWFEEMVTTSMELEKLEVERIEWIQQHLRQYTTLRHETDMFNQGTVEPVDRLLQTVDPAKDRELWVKENKTGDVRPVDLDI
- the LOC131102894 gene encoding growth arrest-specific protein 7-like isoform X2 — its product is MEGSFDTEESFDDPSCLAPQPPGSVSPARRRVNEVKETKTTINGVTFPLPGEGPEQQLLKPNEWSYCDYFWTDKKDPQGATSVAGFEVLLQKQLKGKQMQKEMAEFVHERTLGEAWTQLKKSLHDEAEVHLKFSNKLHSEVEKPLLTFRGDNFKKDLKKYDHHIADLRKQLASRYAGVDKARRALADRQKDLEVKTQQLEIKLSNKTEEDIKKARRKSTQAGDDLMRCIDLYNQTQSKWFEEMVTTSMELEKLEVERIEWIQQHLRQYTTLRHETDMFNQGTVEPVDRLLQTVDPAKDRELWVKENKTGDVRPVDLDI